One window of Streptomyces sp. SUK 48 genomic DNA carries:
- a CDS encoding Trm112 family protein — protein sequence MPLEAGLLEILACPACHAPLKEQDTELICTGQDCGLAYPVRDGIPVLLVDEARRPE from the coding sequence ATGCCGCTCGAAGCCGGCCTCCTGGAGATCCTCGCCTGCCCGGCCTGCCACGCCCCCCTCAAGGAGCAGGACACCGAGCTGATCTGCACCGGCCAGGACTGCGGTCTCGCCTACCCGGTCCGCGACGGCATCCCGGTCCTCCTGGTCGACGAGGCCCGCCGCCCCGAGTGA
- the manA gene encoding mannose-6-phosphate isomerase, class I, which translates to MDRLDNTVRPYAWGSATAIPHLLGVEPTGEPQAEMWMGAHPGAPSRTARGTLAEVIDADPERELGKEAVVRFGPRLPFLLKILAAGAPLSLQVHPDLEQAREGYEDEERRGVPIDAPHRNYKDANHKPELICALTEFDGLCGFREPARAAALLAGLGVDSLKPYVDLLGARPEEAALREVLTAILSADRDAMARTVAEATAACARLGGDYAPYAGLAHHFPGDPGVIAAMLLNHVRLQPGEALFLGAGVPHAYLDGLGVEIMANSDNVLRCGLTPKHVDVPELLRVVRFEAGDPGVLRPEATPDGEEVYETPIDEFRLSRYVLAEGGTAHDLTRDTPQILLCTAGSVRAGGHELGPGQSVFVPAGDEAEISGAGTVFRATVRV; encoded by the coding sequence ATGGACCGCCTCGACAACACCGTCCGCCCCTACGCCTGGGGTTCCGCCACCGCCATCCCGCACCTGCTCGGCGTCGAGCCGACCGGTGAACCCCAGGCGGAGATGTGGATGGGCGCCCACCCCGGCGCCCCCTCGCGCACCGCGCGCGGCACGCTCGCCGAGGTGATCGACGCCGACCCGGAGCGCGAACTGGGCAAGGAGGCGGTGGTCAGGTTCGGCCCCCGCCTGCCCTTCCTGCTGAAGATCCTCGCCGCCGGCGCGCCCCTGTCCCTCCAGGTGCACCCCGATCTGGAGCAGGCCAGGGAGGGTTACGAGGACGAGGAGCGCAGAGGCGTCCCGATCGACGCGCCGCACCGCAACTACAAGGACGCCAACCACAAGCCCGAACTGATCTGCGCCCTCACCGAGTTCGACGGCCTGTGCGGCTTCCGCGAGCCCGCCCGGGCCGCCGCACTGCTCGCCGGTCTCGGCGTCGACTCCCTCAAGCCGTACGTCGATCTCCTGGGCGCCCGCCCCGAGGAAGCGGCCCTGCGCGAGGTCCTCACCGCGATCCTCTCCGCGGACCGCGACGCCATGGCCCGCACGGTCGCCGAGGCCACCGCCGCCTGCGCCCGCCTGGGCGGCGACTACGCCCCGTACGCCGGCCTCGCCCACCACTTCCCCGGCGACCCCGGCGTCATCGCGGCCATGCTGCTCAACCACGTCCGGCTCCAGCCCGGCGAGGCCCTGTTCCTGGGCGCCGGCGTCCCGCACGCCTATCTCGACGGCCTGGGCGTCGAGATCATGGCCAACTCCGACAACGTCCTTCGCTGCGGTCTGACCCCCAAACACGTCGACGTGCCCGAACTCCTGCGCGTCGTCCGCTTCGAGGCGGGCGACCCCGGTGTCCTGCGGCCCGAGGCCACCCCCGACGGCGAAGAGGTCTACGAGACGCCGATCGACGAGTTCCGGCTCTCCCGGTACGTCCTGGCCGAGGGCGGCACCGCCCACGACCTCACCCGGGACACCCCGCAGATCCTGCTGTGCACGGCCGGCTCCGTCCGCGCGGGCGGGCACGAACTGGGCCCGGGGCAGTCGGTGTTCGTCCCCGCGGGCGACGAGGCCGAGATCTCCGGCGCGGGCACGGTCTTCCGCGCCACCGTCCGCGTCTGA
- a CDS encoding SIS domain-containing protein, translating into MLDESLLDSPEGLAEADRRGLLRGAAEAGARVRTAARHAAEAGVGNLKPDGRPRAVLIAGPGAAATHTADLLGTLAGPGSPVVRLAPSGVAPAAGALRWELPGWAGSVDLLLITTPDGTEPSLALLADQAYRRGVTVVAVAPAGTPLAEAAGASHALFVPMATAPYDHEEPLAASSPGVFWALLTPLLALLDRIGLLTAPPEALEKVADRLDRIAERCGPAIVAYSNPAKTVAAELADVLPVVWTEGASAGPAGRRFAAALAELAGRPAVVAELPEALAAHGALLAGPLAASADPDDFFRDRVEDAPALHARVVLLRDRPSGGLSAAPTARDLALSHDTPISELEPEEGGELETLAELIAVTDFAAVYLALASGA; encoded by the coding sequence ATGTTGGACGAATCGCTGCTCGACAGCCCGGAGGGCCTCGCCGAGGCCGACCGCCGGGGCCTGCTGCGCGGTGCCGCCGAGGCCGGCGCCCGCGTCCGCACCGCCGCCCGGCACGCCGCCGAGGCCGGCGTCGGCAACCTCAAACCCGACGGCCGCCCCCGCGCCGTACTGATCGCGGGACCCGGCGCCGCCGCCACCCACACCGCCGACCTCCTCGGCACCCTGGCGGGGCCCGGCAGCCCCGTGGTCCGCCTCGCCCCGTCCGGTGTCGCCCCCGCCGCGGGCGCCCTGCGCTGGGAACTCCCCGGCTGGGCCGGCTCGGTCGACCTCCTCCTGATCACCACCCCGGACGGCACCGAACCCAGCCTCGCGCTCCTCGCCGACCAGGCGTACCGCCGCGGCGTCACCGTCGTCGCCGTCGCCCCGGCCGGCACCCCGCTCGCCGAGGCCGCCGGTGCCAGCCACGCACTGTTCGTACCGATGGCGACGGCGCCCTACGACCATGAGGAACCGCTCGCCGCGTCCTCGCCCGGCGTCTTCTGGGCCCTGCTGACCCCGCTGCTCGCCCTCCTGGACCGGATCGGCCTGCTCACCGCACCGCCCGAGGCCCTGGAGAAGGTCGCCGACCGCCTCGACCGGATCGCCGAGCGTTGCGGCCCCGCCATCGTGGCCTACAGCAACCCCGCCAAGACCGTCGCCGCCGAACTCGCCGACGTGCTCCCGGTGGTGTGGACCGAGGGCGCCTCCGCGGGCCCCGCCGGACGCCGCTTCGCCGCCGCTCTCGCCGAACTCGCCGGCCGCCCCGCCGTCGTCGCCGAACTCCCCGAGGCGCTCGCCGCGCACGGCGCCCTGCTGGCCGGCCCCCTCGCCGCGAGCGCCGACCCGGACGACTTCTTCCGCGACCGCGTGGAGGACGCGCCCGCGCTGCACGCGCGCGTGGTGCTGCTGCGCGACCGCCCGAGCGGTGGCCTCTCCGCCGCCCCCACCGCCCGTGACCTGGCCCTCAGCCACGACACGCCGATCAGCGAACTGGAACCCGAGGAGGGCGGCGAACTGGAGACCCTCGCGGAACTGATCGCCGTCACGGATTTCGCCGCCGTTTACCTGGCGCTCGCTTCCGGGGCCTGA
- a CDS encoding DUF3499 domain-containing protein, with translation MESRRGPLKSAVPSNVVSPVRRCSRTACGRPAVATLTYVYADSTAVLGPLATYAEPHCYDLCAEHSERLTAPRGWEVVRLLDGSAPARPSGDDLEALANAVREAARPQERAAEAGGGARTADPMEVARRGHLRVLRSPDN, from the coding sequence GTGGAGAGTCGTCGCGGCCCGCTCAAGAGTGCGGTACCGTCCAACGTCGTGAGCCCTGTACGTCGCTGTTCGCGCACCGCCTGCGGCCGACCCGCCGTCGCGACGCTGACGTACGTCTACGCCGACTCGACCGCGGTCCTCGGCCCGCTCGCCACCTACGCCGAACCCCACTGCTACGACCTGTGCGCCGAGCACTCCGAGCGCCTCACCGCGCCGCGCGGCTGGGAGGTCGTCCGTCTCCTCGACGGTTCCGCCCCCGCCCGCCCCAGCGGTGACGACCTGGAGGCGCTCGCCAACGCCGTGCGCGAGGCCGCCCGCCCCCAGGAGCGCGCGGCCGAGGCCGGCGGCGGAGCCCGCACCGCGGACCCCATGGAGGTGGCCCGCCGCGGTCATCTGCGGGTCCTGCGCTCCCCCGACAACTGA
- a CDS encoding cation diffusion facilitator family transporter, with translation MSASGGTRAIVAALGANLAIAASKFVAFAFSGSSSMLAEGVHSLADSGNQFLLLVGGKKAQREATPQHPFGYGRERYIYAFLVSIVLFSVGGMFAIYEGYEKVSHPHALENWYWPVGVLIFAILAEGFSFRTAIKESKELRGSLSWSQFIRRAKAPELPVVLLEDFGALIGLVLALGGVGLSLLTGDGVWDGVGTICIGVLLVCIALVLAAETKSLLLGEAAGLDVIKKIEAATVDGASVTRIIHMRTLHLGPEELLVAAKIAVRHDDTAAEVAAAIDAAEDRIRTAVPIARVIYLEPDIYSEAEAAKGPDPLATPGGPNPHVDGH, from the coding sequence ATGAGCGCGTCAGGCGGAACCAGGGCGATCGTGGCGGCACTCGGCGCCAACCTCGCGATCGCGGCATCGAAGTTCGTGGCGTTCGCCTTCAGCGGCTCGTCCTCGATGCTCGCCGAGGGCGTCCACTCGCTCGCCGACTCCGGGAACCAGTTCCTGCTGCTCGTCGGCGGCAAGAAGGCCCAGCGCGAGGCCACTCCGCAGCACCCCTTCGGCTACGGACGCGAGCGGTACATCTACGCCTTCCTCGTCTCGATCGTCCTCTTCTCCGTCGGCGGCATGTTCGCCATCTACGAGGGCTACGAGAAGGTCTCCCACCCCCACGCCCTGGAGAACTGGTACTGGCCGGTGGGCGTCCTCATCTTCGCGATCCTCGCCGAGGGCTTCTCCTTCCGCACCGCGATCAAGGAGTCCAAGGAGCTGCGCGGCTCGCTGTCCTGGTCGCAGTTCATCCGCCGCGCCAAGGCTCCCGAGCTGCCCGTCGTCCTGCTGGAGGACTTCGGCGCGCTCATCGGTCTCGTCCTCGCCCTCGGCGGCGTCGGCCTCTCCCTGCTCACCGGCGACGGCGTCTGGGACGGCGTCGGCACCATCTGCATCGGTGTCCTGCTCGTCTGCATCGCCCTGGTCCTGGCCGCCGAGACCAAGTCGCTGCTGCTGGGCGAGGCGGCCGGCCTCGACGTGATCAAGAAGATCGAGGCCGCGACCGTCGACGGCGCCTCCGTCACCCGCATCATCCACATGCGCACCCTCCACCTCGGCCCCGAGGAACTGCTGGTCGCCGCCAAGATCGCGGTACGGCACGACGACACCGCCGCCGAGGTCGCCGCCGCCATCGACGCCGCCGAGGACCGGATCCGCACCGCCGTCCCGATCGCCCGTGTGATCTACCTCGAACCCGACATCTACAGCGAGGCCGAGGCCGCCAAGGGCCCGGACCCGCTGGCGACCCCCGGCGGCCCGAACCCGCACGTCGACGGCCACTGA
- a CDS encoding phosphomannomutase/phosphoglucomutase: MTADLSQIVKAYDVRGVVPDQWDETLAALFGAAFAQVTGASAIVVGHDMRPSSPGLSRAFARGAADRGVDVTEIGLCSTDQLYYASGALDLPGAMFTASHNPAQYNGIKLCRAGAAPVGQDTGLTQIRELVEKWLESGAPEPAAEPGTLTARETLKDYAAHLRALVDLRAIRPLKVVVDAGNGMGGHTVPTVFAGLPLTLVPMYFELDGTFPNHEANPLDPANLVDLQKRVPAEGADLGIAFDGDADRCFVVDENGDPVSPSAITALVAARELARNGGEGMVIHNLITSRTVPEVVRENGGTPVRTRVGHSFIKAEMARTGAIFGGEHSAHYYFKDFWNADTGMLAALHVLAALGGQEGPLSSLVAQYDRYTGSGEINSTVADQSARLAAIRAAYEGRADVTLDDLDGLTVSAPDWWFNVRPSNTEPLLRLNAEAKDEPTMTRVRDEALAIIRA; this comes from the coding sequence GTGACTGCTGATCTGTCGCAGATCGTGAAGGCGTACGACGTACGCGGAGTGGTACCGGACCAGTGGGACGAAACCCTGGCCGCCCTCTTCGGTGCCGCCTTCGCGCAGGTGACGGGCGCGTCGGCGATCGTCGTCGGCCACGACATGCGGCCCTCGTCCCCCGGCCTGTCCCGCGCCTTCGCGCGCGGCGCGGCGGACCGCGGCGTGGACGTGACCGAGATCGGGCTGTGCTCCACCGACCAGCTCTACTACGCCTCGGGAGCGCTGGACCTGCCCGGCGCGATGTTCACCGCCTCGCACAACCCGGCCCAGTACAACGGCATCAAGCTGTGCCGCGCCGGCGCCGCCCCGGTCGGCCAGGACACCGGTCTCACGCAGATCCGCGAACTGGTCGAGAAGTGGCTGGAGTCGGGCGCCCCCGAGCCGGCCGCCGAGCCGGGCACCCTCACCGCGCGCGAGACGCTTAAGGACTACGCGGCACACCTGCGCGCGCTGGTCGACCTGCGCGCGATCCGCCCCCTGAAGGTCGTGGTCGACGCGGGCAACGGCATGGGCGGCCACACGGTGCCCACGGTCTTCGCCGGTCTGCCCCTGACGCTCGTGCCGATGTACTTCGAACTGGACGGCACCTTCCCGAACCACGAGGCCAACCCGCTCGACCCGGCCAACCTCGTGGACCTCCAGAAGCGGGTCCCGGCGGAGGGCGCCGACCTCGGCATCGCCTTCGACGGCGACGCCGACCGCTGCTTCGTCGTCGACGAGAACGGCGACCCGGTCTCCCCGTCCGCGATCACCGCCCTGGTCGCCGCGCGCGAACTGGCCCGCAACGGCGGCGAAGGCATGGTCATCCACAACCTGATCACCTCCCGCACGGTCCCCGAGGTCGTCCGCGAGAACGGCGGCACCCCGGTCCGCACCCGGGTCGGCCACTCCTTCATCAAGGCCGAGATGGCCCGCACCGGCGCGATCTTCGGCGGCGAGCACTCCGCGCACTACTACTTCAAGGACTTCTGGAACGCCGACACCGGCATGCTGGCCGCCCTGCACGTCCTCGCCGCCCTCGGCGGCCAGGAGGGCCCGCTGTCCTCGCTCGTCGCCCAGTACGACCGCTACACGGGCTCCGGCGAGATCAACTCCACCGTCGCCGACCAGTCCGCCCGCCTCGCCGCGATCCGCGCGGCCTACGAGGGCCGCGCCGATGTCACCCTGGACGACCTCGACGGCCTCACCGTCTCCGCCCCCGACTGGTGGTTCAACGTCCGGCCCTCCAACACCGAGCCCCTCCTGCGCCTGAACGCCGAGGCGAAGGACGAGCCGACCATGACCAGGGTCCGTGACGAGGCCCTGGCCATCATCAGGGCCTGA